The Acinetobacter lwoffii genome has a segment encoding these proteins:
- the tnpB gene encoding IS66 family insertion sequence element accessory protein TnpB (TnpB, as the term is used for proteins encoded by IS66 family insertion elements, is considered an accessory protein, since TnpC, encoded by a neighboring gene, is a DDE family transposase.) translates to MIRIDEIWLSTQPMDMRAGMDTTMAQVVRAFGYIKPHCAYLFCNKRGHRMKVLVHDGLGIWLCARRLEQGKFHWAQVHQGETVALSPEQLQALIQGLPWQRIGRQQVVTML, encoded by the coding sequence ATGATCCGCATTGATGAAATCTGGTTGTCTACTCAGCCCATGGACATGCGTGCAGGTATGGATACGACCATGGCTCAGGTGGTGAGAGCCTTTGGCTACATCAAACCGCATTGTGCTTACCTGTTCTGTAATAAACGTGGCCATCGCATGAAAGTACTGGTACATGATGGACTGGGCATCTGGCTGTGTGCCCGGCGGCTGGAACAGGGCAAATTTCACTGGGCTCAAGTTCACCAAGGTGAAACCGTGGCCCTCAGCCCGGAACAGTTACAGGCACTGATCCAAGGTTTGCCCTGGCAGCGCATTGGACGACAGCAGGTGGTGACGATGCTTTAA
- a CDS encoding IS66-like element ISAba16 family transposase has protein sequence MNTLPDLSQLTHEQLLEFTRQLAMQHQSLAQSNQELEKSNQQLDAKVQHLEVTNQQLDSKVQHLSILNQKYEHELALFKQHKFGSKNEHLTAKQIHLWDEAVEEDIAAVDLELERLNADKTDAATQKAKTNKPKRRPLPDHLHTIRIEHEPASTQCACGCQLRRIGEDVSEKLHFRPAQFYKEQHVRGKWVCDQCDTLTQQAMPAYVIDKGIASPELLSHVLVSKYADHLPLYRQRLIYQRAGIELSRSTLSDWIGRCGVELEPLANALKEVVLQQQVLHADETPVTIMRMGENDKKPKKGYVWAYATTQYNPVQAVIYDFQDSRSGQHAAEFLKGWQGYLVCDDYSGYKARFKSGQVIEVGCMAHARRKFHELHVTGKSQVAEQALVLIQKLYAIEAELRKKTDGTAEDRREYRQQHSQPVMQQLYEWLNQHHLTVPSSSPTAKAINYTLKRWPALSRYLDDGNLPICNNWVENQMRPWALGRKNWLFAGSLRSGQRAANIMTLIQSAKLNGLDPYAYLSDVLKRLPTHKVTQIEELLPHCWKPKSN, from the coding sequence ATGAATACGCTGCCTGACTTAAGCCAACTGACCCATGAACAACTGCTGGAATTCACCAGACAGTTGGCGATGCAGCATCAGTCTCTAGCACAATCAAATCAAGAATTAGAAAAATCAAACCAGCAATTGGATGCCAAAGTTCAACATCTTGAAGTCACCAATCAGCAATTAGATTCTAAAGTTCAACATCTTTCTATTCTCAATCAAAAATACGAGCATGAACTCGCACTATTTAAACAGCACAAATTCGGCAGTAAAAACGAACATCTCACTGCAAAACAAATCCACCTGTGGGATGAAGCGGTTGAAGAAGATATTGCTGCGGTTGATCTAGAACTGGAACGGCTAAATGCAGATAAAACCGATGCAGCGACACAGAAAGCCAAAACCAATAAACCTAAACGTCGACCACTGCCAGATCATCTACACACCATCCGTATTGAGCATGAACCTGCATCAACCCAATGCGCTTGTGGCTGCCAACTCCGTCGTATCGGCGAAGATGTCAGTGAAAAACTGCATTTCAGACCGGCACAGTTCTATAAGGAACAGCATGTGCGTGGTAAATGGGTCTGTGATCAGTGTGACACCCTGACTCAGCAAGCGATGCCCGCCTATGTGATTGATAAAGGCATTGCTTCACCTGAACTGCTCAGCCATGTTTTGGTATCGAAATATGCCGATCATTTGCCGCTGTACCGTCAACGTCTGATCTATCAGCGGGCGGGAATCGAACTTTCTAGATCAACTTTATCTGACTGGATAGGTCGCTGCGGTGTAGAACTGGAACCTCTAGCCAATGCCTTAAAAGAGGTGGTACTACAACAGCAGGTGCTGCATGCAGATGAAACACCGGTCACCATCATGCGGATGGGTGAGAATGATAAAAAACCGAAGAAAGGTTATGTCTGGGCCTATGCCACTACACAGTACAATCCAGTTCAGGCGGTGATCTATGACTTTCAGGATAGTCGTTCAGGCCAGCATGCTGCAGAGTTCTTGAAAGGCTGGCAGGGTTATCTAGTCTGTGATGATTACAGTGGTTATAAAGCACGCTTTAAATCAGGCCAGGTCATTGAGGTGGGCTGCATGGCCCATGCACGTCGTAAATTCCATGAACTGCATGTAACTGGGAAAAGTCAGGTCGCTGAACAGGCATTAGTGCTGATTCAGAAACTGTATGCGATAGAAGCAGAGCTCAGGAAAAAGACCGATGGTACAGCGGAAGACCGCCGCGAATACCGACAACAGCATAGTCAACCAGTGATGCAACAACTATATGAATGGCTCAACCAACATCATCTGACAGTGCCATCGAGTTCTCCCACCGCCAAGGCCATCAATTACACTCTGAAGCGTTGGCCAGCTTTAAGCCGCTATCTGGATGATGGCAATCTACCTATTTGCAATAATTGGGTCGAGAATCAGATGCGTCCCTGGGCGTTGGGGCGCAAGAACTGGCTGTTTGCAGGTTCGCTGCGCAGTGGTCAGCGAGCGGCAAACATCATGACGTTAATCCAGTCAGCAAAGCTGAATGGCTTGGATCCGTATGCCTATTTAAGTGATGTGCTGAAAAGGCTGCCGACACATAAAGTGACCCAGATTG